In a genomic window of Thermoplasmata archaeon:
- a CDS encoding 50S ribosomal protein L37e: MTKGTASSRGGKIVHIICRRCGRHSYHRQKKVCASCGFGASARRRGYDWAKLRR; the protein is encoded by the coding sequence GTGACGAAGGGGACCGCATCGAGCCGCGGTGGCAAGATCGTCCACATCATCTGCCGCCGGTGCGGCCGACACTCCTACCACCGGCAGAAGAAGGTCTGCGCGTCGTGCGGCTTCGGGGCCTCCGCCCGCCGGCGCGGCTACGACTGGGCGAAGCTGCGGCGCTAG
- a CDS encoding LSm family protein: MRPLDVLQQSLHKRVLVEMKGGRSYRGVLDAYDQHLNLVLSSAEEVVRDVVTPHSGLTLLRGDSIIYISP, from the coding sequence ATGCGGCCGCTCGACGTCCTCCAACAGAGCCTGCACAAGCGCGTCCTGGTCGAGATGAAGGGCGGGCGCTCGTACCGCGGCGTGCTCGACGCCTACGACCAGCACCTGAACCTCGTCCTGTCCTCCGCCGAAGAGGTCGTGCGGGACGTCGTGACGCCGCACAGCGGCCTCACGCTGCTGCGCGGCGACTCGATCATCTACATCTCGCCGTAG
- a CDS encoding AAA family ATPase: protein MVAIEGPSGAGKSTAARRLASAVGAPLLAEAYCDLRPRPSLAVRSASELERLELRLLDAEARRFRRAVRRARSGQDVLLDTGFLGPLTYTAALVRRGLASLPLLERLGARAELLLGEGRWGLPDLILYLETPAGERARRVAGDPVGHPRSLAARHEAAGRLEHELYRRRLAPRLGRRLRWVPGGGPPGAVTERLLRALARRPIRPTGPAIARAILRALAPRDRPRATGGGRRGAPPRPPGSRAREKG from the coding sequence ATCGTTGCCATCGAGGGACCGTCCGGGGCCGGCAAGTCCACCGCCGCGCGCCGCCTCGCGAGCGCCGTGGGCGCGCCGTTGCTGGCCGAAGCGTACTGCGATCTGCGGCCGCGACCGTCGCTCGCCGTGCGCTCCGCGTCGGAGCTCGAGCGTCTGGAGCTTCGGCTCCTGGACGCCGAGGCCCGGCGGTTCCGGCGCGCCGTGCGCCGGGCCCGCTCGGGCCAGGACGTGCTGCTCGACACCGGCTTCCTCGGCCCGCTCACCTACACGGCCGCCCTCGTCCGCCGGGGGCTCGCCTCCCTCCCGCTGCTCGAGCGCCTCGGCGCGCGCGCGGAGCTCCTCCTCGGGGAGGGTCGCTGGGGTCTGCCCGACCTGATCCTCTACCTCGAGACCCCGGCGGGCGAGCGAGCCCGTCGGGTGGCCGGCGACCCGGTCGGGCACCCGAGATCCCTCGCCGCGCGGCACGAGGCGGCCGGACGCCTCGAGCACGAGCTCTATCGTCGCCGGCTCGCGCCCCGACTGGGGCGCCGGCTCCGGTGGGTGCCCGGCGGGGGCCCTCCGGGCGCGGTGACCGAGCGGCTCCTCCGCGCCCTGGCACGCCGCCCGATCCGTCCCACCGGCCCGGCGATCGCGCGCGCGATCCTGCGCGCGCTCGCCCCTCGGGACCGACCCCGTGCGACCGGAGGCGGGCGACGCGGCGCCCCCCCTCGTCCGCCCGGCTCCCGTGCTCGCGAAAAGGGTTAA
- the folP gene encoding dihydropteroate synthase has protein sequence MLESQQLAEIAREIERTDSDPEGVGIMTRKGRIFPVRLDAVSLRASPLLKQELLSVGGDAAHAKGIADHSVAESPVVLLATWGQYRRLLPKLRRQPFGLAELAGELDRALRAYAARGPRTVPGAHAAFVVGDRPRVMGVVNVTPDSFSDGGRFLAPEAAVERALLLAAEGASLVDVGGESTRPGATPVSAEAEWARVAPVLDALRGRLPVPISIDTRHSEVAAKAIEAGADVVNDVEGLRSADMRRVVARTGAAAVVMHMRGTPATMQERTDDPDIRSTVFRELAAATDGAIRDGVSAERLLIDPGLGFGKSPEQSLELLLHAGELRSLGFPVVLGASRKSFLGAALAGAPPAERREAGLAAAVLAAERGVALVRTHDVAPTLRALALVAASAGARAADARLGPDGPDD, from the coding sequence GTGCTGGAGAGCCAGCAGCTCGCAGAGATCGCCCGGGAGATCGAGCGGACCGATAGCGATCCCGAGGGCGTAGGGATCATGACCCGGAAGGGTCGGATCTTTCCCGTCCGGCTCGACGCGGTGTCGCTCAGGGCCTCGCCCCTCCTGAAGCAGGAACTGCTCTCGGTCGGCGGGGATGCCGCGCACGCGAAAGGGATCGCGGACCACTCCGTGGCCGAAAGCCCGGTGGTGCTGCTCGCGACCTGGGGCCAGTACCGACGGCTCCTTCCGAAGCTCCGTCGCCAGCCCTTCGGACTCGCGGAGCTCGCGGGCGAGCTCGACCGTGCGCTGCGCGCCTACGCCGCGCGCGGCCCCCGGACCGTGCCCGGGGCGCATGCCGCGTTCGTCGTGGGCGACCGACCGCGCGTCATGGGCGTCGTGAACGTCACGCCGGACTCCTTCAGCGACGGCGGCCGCTTCCTCGCGCCCGAGGCGGCGGTCGAGCGGGCGCTCCTCCTCGCGGCCGAGGGTGCCAGCCTCGTGGACGTCGGCGGCGAGTCGACCCGACCCGGCGCGACGCCGGTGTCAGCCGAGGCCGAGTGGGCCCGGGTCGCCCCGGTCCTGGACGCCCTGCGGGGCCGCCTGCCGGTGCCGATCTCGATCGACACGCGCCACAGCGAGGTCGCCGCGAAGGCCATCGAGGCGGGCGCGGACGTCGTCAACGACGTGGAGGGACTGCGTTCGGCCGACATGCGACGCGTCGTCGCCCGCACGGGCGCGGCGGCCGTGGTGATGCACATGCGCGGCACGCCGGCGACGATGCAGGAGCGCACCGACGACCCGGACATCCGCTCGACGGTGTTCCGCGAGCTCGCGGCGGCGACCGACGGGGCGATCCGGGACGGCGTCAGCGCCGAGCGGCTGCTCATCGACCCCGGCCTCGGCTTCGGCAAGTCCCCCGAGCAGAGCCTCGAGCTCCTCCTCCACGCGGGCGAGCTGCGGAGCCTCGGCTTCCCGGTCGTGCTCGGCGCCTCGCGCAAGTCGTTCCTCGGCGCGGCGCTCGCGGGCGCTCCCCCGGCCGAGCGCCGGGAGGCCGGGCTGGCCGCCGCCGTGCTCGCCGCGGAGCGGGGCGTCGCCCTCGTGCGCACCCACGACGTGGCGCCGACGCTCCGCGCGCTCGCGCTCGTCGCGGCCAGCGCCGGCGCGAGGGCGGCCGACGCCCGGCTGGGCCCGGACGGACCGGACGACTGA
- the gyrA gene encoding DNA gyrase subunit A: MSAAPDASPPAPVDRVHDRPLEREMHASYIDYAMSVIVGRALPDGRNGLKPVQRRILWSMWESGATHDRPYRKSARTVGDVLGKYHPHGDLAVYDALVRMAQPFSLRYPLIDGQGNFGSIDGDAPAAMRYTEARLSVFAEELLLDIERETVDWIDNFDGTLKEPLDVPAKVPNLLVNGSAGIAVGMATNMPPHNLNEVADALLLLLARPDADLDAIQEVLAGPDFPTGGYLSSEGIREAYATGRGTLHLRGAAEIRERDGRDEIVITEIPYEVNKTALLELIADLVKTKRIDGITDLRDESDRTGTSIVLELRRDAPAEIVLNRLYEHTPLETSFGVINLCLVDGRPRVLPLRELLVLHLEHRRTILTRRSRFDLRKTEERLHLLEGFLTAIDHIDEVIRIIRRSRDAPQAEASLMGKFLLSGEQAKAILDMRLARLTALERESVEQEKTEKEALARSLREILASPEKLDRLIVDELTDLKARLGDARRTRIVPAFTERTLEDLIPDSDVVVLVTRDGYIKRLPLEQYRRQRRGGRGLSRIETKEEDYVIRTFVTRTHDEVLFFTNQGRVYRLTAYELPEGSRQSKGKALINLLPRLKDGERVQTLLPIHDLSSTGSLFFATRRGVVKRTTLDQFQNIRTTGIQAILLEEGDELIGVAHLDDEATEVLLATHAGQLVRFPVGEVRPMGRATYGVIGVRRSDAADDRVVAMAPVSPKFPTLLSITSTGFGKRSRTEDYRRTRRGAKGVRTIRTGGRNGTVVAVLPTTDASEVLVTTHKGVTIRVAAKGIRSQARNTLGVRVIRLDEGDSVRDAVLIEDREGSDDSAPPDPSDSSTAGDLPTPDDLPEPAPPEPDDEPDDEPDDGPDFAAEDDDAPPGPG; the protein is encoded by the coding sequence ATGAGCGCCGCTCCGGACGCGAGCCCGCCCGCGCCGGTCGACCGCGTGCACGACCGCCCGCTCGAGCGGGAGATGCACGCCTCGTACATCGATTACGCGATGAGTGTCATCGTCGGGCGCGCGCTGCCCGATGGCCGCAACGGTCTCAAGCCGGTCCAGCGGCGCATCCTCTGGTCGATGTGGGAGTCGGGCGCGACCCACGACCGACCCTACCGCAAGAGCGCGCGCACGGTCGGCGACGTGCTCGGCAAGTACCACCCGCACGGCGACCTCGCCGTCTACGACGCCCTCGTCCGGATGGCCCAGCCGTTCAGCCTGCGCTACCCGCTGATCGACGGCCAGGGGAACTTCGGGTCGATCGACGGCGACGCGCCGGCGGCGATGCGGTACACCGAGGCGCGCCTGAGCGTGTTCGCGGAGGAGCTCCTGCTCGATATCGAGCGGGAGACCGTCGACTGGATCGACAACTTCGATGGGACCCTCAAGGAGCCGCTGGACGTCCCGGCGAAGGTCCCCAACCTGCTCGTGAACGGCTCGGCCGGCATCGCGGTCGGCATGGCGACGAACATGCCGCCGCACAACCTCAACGAGGTCGCGGACGCGCTGCTCCTCCTCCTCGCCCGGCCCGACGCGGACCTGGACGCGATCCAGGAGGTCCTGGCCGGCCCGGACTTCCCGACGGGCGGCTACCTCTCGAGCGAGGGGATCCGCGAGGCCTACGCGACCGGACGCGGGACGCTCCACCTGCGGGGCGCCGCCGAGATCCGGGAGCGCGACGGACGAGACGAGATCGTCATCACGGAGATCCCCTACGAGGTCAACAAGACCGCGCTCCTCGAGCTGATCGCCGACCTCGTCAAGACCAAGCGGATCGACGGGATCACCGACCTGCGGGACGAGTCGGACCGCACCGGCACCAGCATCGTGCTCGAGCTGCGCCGGGATGCGCCGGCGGAGATCGTGCTCAACCGGCTCTACGAGCACACGCCGCTCGAGACGAGCTTCGGCGTGATCAACCTGTGCCTCGTGGACGGGCGCCCGCGGGTCCTGCCGCTGCGCGAGCTGCTCGTCCTGCACCTCGAGCACCGGCGCACGATCCTGACGCGACGCTCGCGCTTCGACCTGCGGAAGACCGAGGAGCGGCTCCACCTGCTCGAGGGGTTCCTCACCGCCATCGATCACATCGATGAAGTGATCCGGATCATCCGCCGCTCTCGGGACGCGCCGCAGGCGGAGGCGAGCCTGATGGGCAAGTTCCTGCTGTCGGGCGAGCAGGCGAAAGCGATCCTCGACATGCGTCTCGCGCGCCTGACGGCGCTCGAGCGCGAGTCGGTCGAGCAGGAGAAGACCGAGAAGGAGGCGCTCGCGCGGTCGCTCCGCGAGATCCTGGCCTCTCCCGAGAAGCTCGACCGGCTGATCGTCGACGAGCTCACCGACCTCAAGGCGCGGCTCGGCGACGCCCGGCGCACGCGGATCGTGCCGGCGTTCACCGAGCGGACGCTCGAGGACCTGATCCCGGACTCCGACGTCGTTGTCCTCGTCACGCGCGACGGCTACATCAAGCGCCTGCCGCTCGAGCAGTACCGCCGCCAACGTCGCGGGGGCCGGGGCTTGAGCCGGATCGAGACGAAGGAGGAAGACTACGTCATCCGGACGTTCGTGACCCGGACGCACGACGAGGTGCTGTTCTTCACGAACCAGGGCCGCGTCTACCGCCTGACCGCCTACGAGCTGCCCGAGGGAAGCCGGCAGTCGAAGGGCAAGGCGCTGATCAACCTGCTGCCGCGCCTCAAGGACGGCGAGCGAGTGCAGACCCTGCTTCCCATCCACGACCTCTCGAGCACGGGCTCGCTGTTCTTCGCGACGCGCCGCGGGGTCGTGAAGCGGACCACGCTCGACCAGTTCCAGAACATCCGTACCACCGGCATCCAGGCGATCCTGCTGGAGGAGGGCGACGAGCTGATCGGCGTGGCCCACCTCGACGACGAGGCCACCGAGGTGCTGCTCGCGACGCACGCGGGCCAGCTCGTGCGCTTCCCGGTCGGGGAGGTTCGCCCGATGGGCCGCGCGACCTACGGCGTGATCGGGGTCCGTCGGAGCGATGCCGCGGACGACCGCGTGGTCGCGATGGCGCCGGTCAGCCCGAAGTTCCCGACGCTGTTGTCGATCACGTCGACCGGCTTCGGCAAGCGCAGCCGAACCGAGGACTACCGTCGCACCCGCCGGGGCGCGAAGGGAGTCCGGACGATCCGCACGGGGGGCCGCAACGGCACGGTCGTCGCCGTCCTGCCCACCACCGATGCCTCCGAGGTGCTCGTCACGACCCACAAGGGGGTCACGATCCGCGTCGCGGCGAAGGGAATCCGCTCGCAGGCCCGCAACACGCTCGGCGTCCGGGTGATCCGCCTGGACGAGGGCGACAGCGTGCGCGACGCCGTCCTGATCGAGGACCGGGAGGGGAGCGACGACAGCGCCCCGCCGGACCCGTCGGACTCCTCGACCGCCGGCGACCTCCCGACGCCCGACGACCTTCCCGAGCCCGCGCCGCCGGAGCCGGACGACGAACCCGACGACGAGCCCGACGACGGTCCCGACTTCGCTGCCGAGGATGACGATGCGCCGCCGGGACCGGGGTAA
- a CDS encoding DHH family phosphoesterase, giving the protein MPSGPDGFVADPAYRTEFERARGLVLGHPGRWRVIYHYDADGIASASSILRAFSRLGYAAQATALSGVERERMAELLRATASPVLVADTGASWLDLYGGHPHPVVVLDHHQYPGVPTPPALPSHVALVNPLDWGVDGMSEMCAATLSWLFTIFLDPRNWDNAAWGLSGGIGDRQHVGGFRGLNRLLVDEAVRRSLVVRRAGLPLFGASVGAAVSTSIDPFVRGLSGHPSETAAFLASVGVEADRSPASLSPEESARLASALRDRLVATRVPPEALELIDQERWFLPALGLDAEEVSNRQSAAGRARSPGLGIAFALGDRAAAERLRRAEEGWRGGILKGLLRLEEEGVNSMSFLQWFESPDTTLAGTQAGMAILYLLDPNRPVFVLSHGERGPSKVSARATRGLVERGLDLAAACREAARSVGGEGGGHRIASGATIPAGAAPAFLEAADRVIGGQIAPVAGVP; this is encoded by the coding sequence ATGCCTTCGGGCCCGGACGGCTTCGTCGCCGATCCGGCCTACCGGACCGAGTTCGAGCGCGCGCGCGGCCTCGTCCTCGGCCACCCCGGCCGCTGGCGCGTCATCTACCACTACGACGCGGACGGGATCGCGAGCGCCTCGTCGATCCTTCGGGCGTTCTCCCGCCTGGGCTACGCGGCCCAGGCGACCGCGCTTTCCGGCGTCGAGCGGGAGCGGATGGCCGAGCTCCTGCGGGCGACCGCGAGCCCCGTGCTCGTCGCCGACACCGGCGCGAGCTGGCTCGACCTGTACGGTGGCCACCCCCACCCCGTGGTCGTCCTCGACCACCACCAGTACCCGGGCGTTCCCACCCCGCCGGCCCTGCCGTCGCACGTCGCCCTGGTCAATCCGCTCGACTGGGGGGTCGATGGGATGTCGGAGATGTGCGCTGCGACCCTGAGCTGGCTGTTCACGATCTTCCTCGATCCGAGGAACTGGGACAACGCGGCCTGGGGCCTCTCGGGCGGCATCGGCGACCGCCAGCACGTCGGCGGCTTCCGCGGGCTCAACCGCCTCCTCGTCGACGAGGCGGTCCGCCGCTCGCTGGTCGTGCGGCGCGCCGGTCTCCCGCTCTTCGGCGCGAGCGTCGGAGCCGCGGTCTCAACGAGCATCGACCCGTTCGTCCGCGGCCTCTCGGGACACCCGTCCGAGACGGCGGCGTTCCTCGCGAGCGTCGGCGTCGAAGCGGACCGATCGCCCGCGTCCCTTTCCCCCGAGGAGAGCGCGCGCCTCGCCTCGGCGCTGCGAGATCGCCTCGTCGCCACCCGCGTCCCGCCCGAGGCGCTCGAGCTCATCGACCAGGAGCGCTGGTTCCTTCCGGCGCTCGGCCTCGACGCCGAGGAGGTGTCGAATCGGCAGAGCGCCGCCGGGCGGGCGAGGAGCCCCGGCCTCGGCATCGCCTTCGCCCTCGGCGATCGCGCGGCGGCCGAACGCCTCCGGCGCGCCGAGGAGGGCTGGCGGGGCGGCATCCTGAAGGGGTTGCTTCGCCTCGAAGAAGAGGGTGTAAATTCGATGAGCTTCCTGCAGTGGTTCGAGAGCCCCGACACCACGCTCGCGGGCACCCAGGCCGGTATGGCGATCCTCTACCTCCTCGACCCGAACCGGCCCGTCTTCGTGCTGTCCCACGGCGAGCGCGGGCCCAGCAAGGTCAGCGCCCGCGCGACCCGCGGGCTCGTCGAGCGAGGGCTCGACCTCGCCGCCGCCTGCCGCGAGGCGGCCCGGAGCGTCGGCGGCGAGGGCGGCGGGCACCGCATCGCGAGCGGGGCGACGATCCCGGCGGGCGCGGCGCCGGCGTTCCTGGAGGCCGCGGACCGCGTGATCGGTGGGCAGATCGCCCCCGTGGCCGGGGTCCCATGA
- a CDS encoding 30S ribosomal protein S15 — protein MSRIHSGHKGRAGSHRPFPLTKPDWVSATTEEVTSQSVQLAKAGTGPALIGQTLRDSYGVPLSRLVTGKRLTQLLRENGVTPDLPDDLQALLKRVVHLQRHLQAHPKDRSNRRGLTLMESRIRRLARYYRRRHRLPEDWRYSAAGAALQVE, from the coding sequence ATGTCGAGGATCCACTCGGGCCACAAGGGTCGTGCCGGCTCGCACCGGCCGTTCCCCCTCACGAAGCCCGACTGGGTGAGCGCGACGACCGAGGAGGTCACCTCCCAGTCCGTCCAGCTCGCAAAGGCCGGCACGGGCCCGGCGCTGATCGGGCAGACGCTGCGCGACAGCTACGGCGTGCCGCTCAGCCGCCTCGTCACGGGTAAGCGCCTGACGCAGCTCCTGCGCGAGAACGGGGTCACGCCCGACCTCCCGGACGACCTCCAGGCGCTGCTGAAACGCGTCGTCCATCTCCAGCGCCACCTGCAAGCCCACCCGAAGGACCGGTCGAACCGTCGGGGGCTGACCCTGATGGAGTCGCGGATCCGACGCCTGGCGCGGTACTACCGGCGCCGGCACCGCCTTCCCGAGGACTGGCGGTACTCGGCCGCCGGGGCGGCGCTCCAGGTGGAGTGA
- the trpS gene encoding tryptophan--tRNA ligase, with the protein MSPPEEFVVTPYEVKGKIDYDRLREQFGTEPLTPELLARIHHLAGGELPPLLTRGIYYSHRDLGPLLDGYAHGQPFFLYSGRGPSGPLHTSHLIQFDLCLWFQKRLGLPMYLQITDDEKFWARSGLTREETARWGLENLYDILALGFDPKRTHVFFDSRSIAALYPLAIRVARKITFSNVKAVFGFVPSTNIGLVFYTALQSVPCFWPSWAEGRSVPCLVPCGIDQDPHFRLTRDIAEGLGYPKPALLHSKMVPGLLGEGAMSTTGARADDALFLNDPPPEVERKLRNAFTGGRATVEEQRREGATPEICSIWALWRTRFAESDAHFQEITRTCRSGELLCGDCKGQLIERVHRFFEQHAAARDKAKEWAESVIVTSAPKPI; encoded by the coding sequence ATGTCGCCGCCCGAGGAGTTCGTCGTCACCCCGTACGAGGTCAAGGGGAAGATCGACTACGACCGATTGCGCGAGCAGTTCGGCACCGAGCCGCTCACCCCGGAGCTGCTGGCGCGGATCCACCACCTCGCCGGCGGCGAGCTCCCGCCGCTCCTGACACGCGGCATCTACTACTCGCACCGGGACCTCGGGCCGCTCCTCGACGGCTACGCGCACGGCCAGCCGTTCTTCCTCTACTCGGGCCGGGGACCGTCGGGACCGCTGCACACCTCCCACCTCATCCAGTTCGACCTGTGCCTGTGGTTCCAGAAACGGCTCGGGCTCCCGATGTACCTCCAGATCACCGACGACGAGAAGTTCTGGGCGAGGAGCGGCCTCACGCGGGAGGAGACCGCCCGCTGGGGTCTCGAGAACCTCTACGACATCCTCGCGCTCGGCTTCGATCCGAAGCGCACGCACGTCTTCTTCGACTCGCGATCGATCGCGGCGCTCTACCCCCTCGCGATCCGGGTGGCGCGCAAGATCACCTTCTCCAACGTGAAGGCGGTCTTCGGCTTCGTTCCGAGCACCAACATCGGCCTCGTCTTCTACACCGCGCTCCAGTCGGTGCCGTGCTTCTGGCCCTCGTGGGCGGAGGGACGCAGCGTGCCGTGCCTCGTGCCGTGCGGTATCGACCAGGACCCGCACTTCCGGCTCACCCGGGACATCGCCGAGGGCCTCGGCTACCCGAAGCCCGCGCTCCTGCATTCCAAGATGGTCCCCGGCCTGCTCGGCGAGGGGGCGATGAGCACGACCGGCGCCCGGGCGGACGACGCCCTCTTCCTCAACGACCCGCCCCCGGAGGTCGAGCGCAAGCTCCGCAACGCCTTCACCGGCGGAAGGGCGACCGTCGAGGAACAGCGACGCGAGGGAGCGACCCCCGAGATCTGTTCGATCTGGGCGCTGTGGCGGACGCGCTTTGCCGAGTCGGACGCCCACTTCCAGGAGATCACGCGGACCTGTCGATCGGGCGAGCTCCTCTGCGGGGACTGCAAGGGCCAGCTGATCGAGCGGGTCCACCGCTTCTTCGAGCAGCACGCGGCGGCGCGCGATAAGGCGAAGGAGTGGGCCGAATCGGTGATCGTCACGAGCGCGCCGAAGCCGATCTAG
- a CDS encoding tetratricopeptide repeat protein gives MSERFDSGVQHFGRREFDLAEQEFRDEVREHPDHSGAWSYYGICLAHLGQAREAEGALSRAIALDPQNAEAWFHLGVARSLREEWSAAALAYRRAVALAPGDMVAWHRLGVALAESGDETGAAAAFERALVLSRAEPSQDAALRAGGRALGEDHVDESAQREGGREAKSWLELALSLLTLGEEEEAIAAYDRAYTLDPERASRSLFRPMLKLLTAVQGAGVPEPPTTPIEGPERPKRPLVRPDAPDEGRPEIR, from the coding sequence GTGTCCGAGCGCTTCGACAGTGGAGTCCAGCACTTCGGGCGGCGCGAGTTCGACCTCGCCGAGCAGGAGTTCCGAGACGAGGTCCGGGAGCACCCCGACCACTCGGGCGCCTGGTCGTACTACGGGATCTGCCTCGCCCACCTTGGCCAGGCGCGGGAGGCGGAGGGGGCCCTCTCGCGCGCGATCGCGCTCGACCCCCAGAACGCGGAGGCGTGGTTCCACCTCGGGGTGGCGCGCTCCCTGCGCGAGGAGTGGAGCGCCGCCGCGCTCGCCTACCGGCGGGCGGTCGCGCTGGCGCCGGGCGACATGGTCGCTTGGCACCGGCTCGGCGTCGCGCTCGCCGAGTCCGGCGACGAGACCGGGGCCGCCGCCGCCTTCGAGCGGGCGCTCGTGCTGTCGCGGGCCGAGCCGAGCCAGGACGCCGCGCTGCGCGCGGGCGGTCGCGCGCTCGGCGAGGACCACGTCGACGAGAGCGCGCAGCGCGAGGGGGGCCGCGAGGCGAAGAGCTGGCTCGAGCTCGCGTTGAGCCTCCTCACGCTCGGCGAGGAGGAGGAAGCGATCGCGGCCTACGATCGGGCCTACACCCTCGACCCCGAGCGCGCCTCGCGCTCGCTCTTCCGCCCGATGCTCAAGCTGCTCACGGCCGTCCAGGGCGCCGGCGTGCCCGAGCCCCCGACGACCCCGATCGAGGGGCCCGAGCGGCCGAAGCGCCCGCTCGTGCGTCCGGACGCGCCGGACGAGGGACGGCCCGAGATCCGCTAG
- a CDS encoding single-stranded DNA-binding protein has protein sequence MVDKPLTKVRDLTPNSKQVNVLAKVLSVGEPKEVMGKFGDPRKVCEAVVGDDTAVITLSLWNEQIGTIAKDEVVLVDNGYVSLVRGHMRLNVGRYGNLSKSTEAIAEVNNSLDMSQQEFESERRSFGGGFRDRGGGGYGGRSYSGGGGSGGGSRERSDNYKRY, from the coding sequence ATGGTAGACAAACCCCTGACGAAAGTGCGCGACCTGACGCCGAATTCGAAGCAAGTGAACGTCCTCGCGAAGGTCTTGAGCGTGGGCGAGCCGAAGGAGGTCATGGGCAAGTTCGGCGACCCGAGGAAAGTGTGCGAGGCGGTCGTCGGCGACGACACCGCCGTGATCACGCTCTCCCTCTGGAACGAGCAGATCGGGACGATCGCCAAGGACGAGGTCGTCCTCGTCGACAACGGCTACGTCTCCCTCGTGCGCGGCCACATGCGCCTCAACGTCGGACGCTACGGCAACCTGTCGAAGTCGACCGAGGCAATCGCCGAGGTCAACAACTCCCTCGACATGAGCCAGCAGGAGTTCGAGAGCGAGCGTCGGAGCTTCGGCGGCGGCTTCCGCGACCGCGGCGGCGGCGGCTACGGCGGCCGCAGCTACTCCGGCGGTGGCGGGAGCGGCGGCGGGAGCCGCGAGCGCTCGGACAACTACAAGCGCTACTAG
- a CDS encoding Lrp/AsnC ligand binding domain-containing protein, with protein MADDDRTLALYVKSKRAVTSFYHAPSSTPYAHDAPTSNVPGPYPTTAGPAGAEYDTRADEPVHFLSDDQARCVALVEELAARRGYTTHVVDIEKVGRVERLIAEHLRGVQHFPVLISPKGGRLEGCDAFTEENLAALMPTELKGVRAFSYIKVRGGDLDRIRHLLENLNEVKELHFLTGDWDVVVVLDFAPGAGGKRTVLDFVTERIRGIPEVLDTSTVVPEFSVTKFPLP; from the coding sequence ATGGCCGACGACGACCGGACCCTCGCGCTCTACGTGAAGTCGAAGCGGGCGGTCACCTCGTTCTACCACGCCCCGAGCTCGACCCCGTACGCGCACGATGCGCCGACCTCCAACGTGCCGGGGCCCTATCCGACGACCGCGGGCCCGGCGGGCGCGGAGTACGACACCCGGGCGGACGAGCCGGTCCATTTCCTCTCCGACGACCAGGCCCGATGCGTCGCGCTCGTCGAGGAGCTCGCGGCCCGGCGGGGCTACACGACGCACGTCGTCGACATCGAGAAGGTCGGTCGCGTCGAGCGCCTGATCGCCGAGCACCTGCGCGGGGTCCAGCACTTCCCCGTGCTGATCAGCCCGAAGGGCGGGCGCCTCGAGGGCTGCGACGCGTTCACGGAGGAGAACCTGGCTGCGCTGATGCCGACCGAGCTCAAGGGCGTCCGCGCGTTCTCCTACATCAAGGTCCGCGGCGGCGACCTCGACCGGATCCGGCACCTCCTCGAGAACCTGAACGAGGTCAAGGAGCTGCACTTCCTCACCGGTGACTGGGACGTCGTCGTCGTCCTCGACTTCGCCCCCGGCGCCGGCGGCAAGCGCACCGTGCTCGACTTCGTCACCGAGCGGATCCGCGGGATCCCCGAGGTGCTCGACACCTCGACGGTCGTGCCCGAGTTCTCCGTCACGAAGTTCCCCCTCCCCTAG
- a CDS encoding winged helix-turn-helix domain-containing protein, producing the protein MTERPDLFVVGRLLEALAAGPLLKTPLQQRAGLNYTVFQRYLDLLLRLGLVAGTPTGDGRIALTSKGQEAHRFIAEGLARIFSPSAPRSDLAAARVRATRDARRP; encoded by the coding sequence ATGACCGAGCGGCCCGACCTGTTCGTCGTCGGTCGGCTCCTCGAGGCGCTCGCGGCAGGTCCCCTGTTGAAGACACCGCTGCAGCAGCGGGCCGGCCTCAACTACACGGTCTTCCAGCGCTACCTCGACCTCCTGCTGCGGCTCGGTCTGGTCGCCGGCACGCCGACCGGCGACGGCCGGATCGCGCTGACCTCCAAGGGACAGGAGGCCCACCGCTTCATCGCGGAGGGGCTCGCCCGCATCTTCTCGCCCTCCGCGCCCCGGTCGGATCTCGCGGCGGCCCGCGTCCGCGCGACGCGAGACGCCCGCCGACCCTGA